The nucleotide sequence CGCGGCTGCTGTGCCTGTTGGGCTACGAAGGCGCGGACCAGCTCGCGGCGGCCGGCGCCGCCGGTCTGTGGGCGCTCGTAGTAGCGCCAGTAGCGCTCCTCCTGCTGGTAGGCAGCGACTGCTTCCCAGTCGGCATCCACGAACTCGCGCAGCAGCAGTCGCTCCGTCTCGAGTTGCACCAGGACATCCTACGCCACCTGCTCACGGAGGCCAGGCGCCGTGCCGAAGGAGTTGGCAGGAGTGACCGCGATCTCCCGGGCGTGGCGTTGGCGCACGACGCAGAACCGGCACCAGACGCGGGCGCCAGAGGGGCGCGGCGGCCAACTCGCGCCACAGGGCAGCGCAGCGCGGCTAGAGCTCCTTGAATATCCTGCGGCCGCCTTCGCGGACGAGGCGTCCGAAGCCGGGGTGCGGGTAGTGTCCGGCGGCGACCACGCTGCCGTCCTGCTCCAGCCGGTCGAAGATGCGGGACCGCGTGGCGACCGCCTGCTCCGGGTTGGCGTCGAAGCCGGCGTTCCAGGTAGTTTCGTGCACCTGGGCCGGGTGGTTGAAGAGGTCGCCGAGGATGATGGCCCGCTGGCCCGCGGAAGCCAGGATTACGCTCTGGTGGCCCGCGGTGTGGCCGGGCGTCGGCAGGATCGTGACCTCAGGCGTCAGGGACTTCTCGCTCGATACCAGCTCGAGCTTGCCGGCCTCCATCAGGGGCGCGAGGGCCTCTTTCGGCGGGAAGACGCCGCCGCTCCCCAGCAGGTTCCAGTCGGCCTCCGGGGCGTAGTAGCGCGCCTTGGACGCGAGGGGCTTGCCCTCGTGGACGGCCCAGCCGGTGTGGTCGCCGTGC is from Dehalococcoidia bacterium and encodes:
- a CDS encoding MBL fold metallo-hydrolase yields the protein MSSVKVGNAEIVSLLDAPFAFPYSAAYPGVPADKWEPYKAIYPKSWDSSGNWQTNAQAFLIRSAGQTILVDTGVGPGGMGGGPGKLLEQMKSAGIEPGSIDLVILTHLHGDHTGWAVHEGKPLASKARYYAPEADWNLLGSGGVFPPKEALAPLMEAGKLELVSSEKSLTPEVTILPTPGHTAGHQSVILASAGQRAIILGDLFNHPAQVHETTWNAGFDANPEQAVATRSRIFDRLEQDGSVVAAGHYPHPGFGRLVREGGRRIFKEL